One genomic window of Mustela nigripes isolate SB6536 chromosome 15, MUSNIG.SB6536, whole genome shotgun sequence includes the following:
- the C15H13orf46 gene encoding uncharacterized protein C13orf46 homolog — translation MSQGPLGNGGPLATLGGASDGGRKPCSPSDVCWGARVPLLSENLREARRMEKDAAAHRRHRPGPGVPASGVAPGHLKAASEMAELQRSRSMGGLHQKGDPPSCIKKLSKEAGRSQAVSLPPARPHGPPPPENLKGLAERARPRSPKTRERTHGPTLKMPAVPGASHGPESQEGSCCGKRLHSDLQAAGPEVSCLREGLGVQLELSQCPRGERASPKPHPLPCSPHSQADPEEDTQEKHQDTRGKLDPDGGRTEPEVKRSRLEERGQGGRAGQAQAREQEPESVKVDDHRGKETPSVFVEIDLGDCAEEAVTGAMREEKRAQMDMGDLSEDETRTSWVCCIPYSTRRKTKESV, via the exons ATGTCACAGGGGCCACTTGGCAACGGGGGCCCCCTGGCCACACTGGGCGGCGCCTCAGACGGAGGTCGGAAGCCATGCTCTCCATCTGACGTGTGCTGGGGAGCCCGTGTCCCTCTTCTTTCCGAAAACCTAAGAGAGGCGAGAAGGATGGAGAAGGACGCGGCCGCACACAGGAGGCACCGGCCGGGCCCTGGGGTCCCTGCCTCAGGGGTGGCCCCTGGACACCTCAAGGCAGCCAGCGAGATGGCCGAGCTCCAGAGGAGCAGGAGCATGGGCGGCCTGCACCAGAAGGGGGACCCTCCCAGCTGCATCAAGAAGCTGTCCAAGGAAGCGGGTAGGTCCCAGGCagtgtccctccctcctgcccggccccacggcccccccccccccgagaatCTGAAAGGCCTGGCAGAGCGTGCTAGACCCAGG agtCCGAAGACCAGGGAAAGGACCCACGGACCGACACTGAAGATGCCGGCGG TCCCTGGAGCCAGCCATGGCCCCGAGTCCCAGGAAGGCTCCTGCTGTGGCAAACGTTTGCACTCAGATCTCCAGGCTGCTGGGCCGGAGGTCTCGTGTCTCCGGGAAGGTCTGGGTGTGCAGCTCG AACTTTCCCAATGCCCAAGGGGAGAAAGGGCCAGCCCGAAGCCGCATCCATTGCCCTGCTCCCCCCACAGTCAGGCAGACCCAGAGGAAGACACGCAGGAAAAGCACCAGGACACCCGGGGAAAGTTGGACCCAGACGGTGGAAGGACAGAGCCAGAGGTGAAGAGGAGCCGCCTGGAGGAGAGGGGCCAGGGCGGGAGGGCTGGCCAGGCACAAG CCCGGGAACAGGAACCAGAGTCCGTCAAGGTGGATGACCATCGTGGAAAAGAG ACGCCATCTGTATTTGTGGAGATTGATCTGGGAGACTGTGCCGAGGAG gCGGTCACAGGTGCCATGAGAGAAGAGAAGCGGGCCCAGATGGACATGGGGGATTTGTCAGAAGATGA GACCAGGACCAGCTGGGTGTGCTGCATCCCCTACTCCACCCGAAGGAAGACGAAGGAGAGCGTGTAG